ggcaccatgtggttgctgggaattgaattcaggatctttgggactgtgttcttaacctctgagccatatctctagccccgAATGTGTCGTTTTTAAAAGCCAAActtcctctctgtagccttggctgtcctggaactcagagatctgcctacctttgcctcctgagtgccaggatgaaaggcgtgcactaccatcaCCCAGCTGAAATTTCtggtttttaagaaaataaatgtttatcacTTTTAATTCAGATGTTATTAAAATTACTTTCCTTCACACATGGAACCTTGTTAAGATTCTAACAATGAAACCGGAACTAACATGGGCACGGAGGTAGTATTTGAAGACGAGCCCTAACAGGAAGAATAAGCTATACTCAAGTGGAAAGAACAAACCCTCCCACCCCCTCGTCCTATCACTGACAAAATCGAAGAAGCTGCTACTCACCATTTGGATGAAACATTTTGGATAAAAACCTAACGGTTGGTGGTTTATTTGGATATTCTTCAGAAAATTCTATTACTAGTTTAAAAGTACCTagatagaaaacaaagcaaagcacagtAAAGACAAACATTACTCTTAAGTATCTTCATCAATTCTACTTTGCACAAGCACACCACCAGCCTGAGAACTCTGGTTTAGCATGTAAACATCTAACACACTTAGTGTTAGATGTGAACAAGCAATGCTCGCAAGGGCTCAGAGACAAGCACCTTCAAGGGGCACTGAACTAGTGTGGTGTTAACCTTTGCAAGTGGGCAACAtaccataggtgtgtgtgtgtgtgtgtatgaaggtcagaggtcaatttaTTCTGAAGTTagttctttcctcccaccttTACCTGAAAAGGTCTGGGAAGCAAACTCGGGTTGTCAGGGCTTGTGGGGTAAGCTCCTAagctctctgagccatctcaccagtttCAACTGTCATATTTGTGGAAGGCAACTGGGCCCTagctattaaaaatttaaaaatttttacggAACTAGAAAGTTTTTACAGCGTGAAAGGAGTGTACCAAAGGATTCTGAGAATGGACTACCACCTGGCAAAGGACAACCTAAGCCTGGGTGCTGATGGGACAAGGCAGCTCTGTCTCTCATTTGAACATGCTAAGAACCAGTTATATCGTTCACATCTTCACTTGTCATAGATATGGAACACAATCTCCAGTTCATTACTTTTTGTGGCTGCTGTTGGTTGGGAATCTGGAGTTAGAAGCCAAAGATATAAGCCAAACAAAGCTAAGTCACACTTCATATCTGCATACGTTCACTAAAGGTACCGGAGACAGCTGGTGACGCTGGCCTTACCTGTGCTGAGGATAAAGGACAGCAGCCTCACGTACGCCTCAAGCATACGCTCTTTGCTGAATCTACACCTCCAGCCCTACATGCTTCAGGTTGACAGTCTCAAGTTTGCAATTATAAAACAGCTggattatatacacatacagtttCAAGCAAAAGCATGGGATAGTCTTAAGCTTTTGGACTCAGGACCACTTAGCAGAATTAGTCCCACTATGGGCAAGAAGTGGACTCATGAAACTGAGAGGTGTACATAACAGTGTACACTATGATACCTTACCACGGCAACAGACACACGAACCAGATGGTATCAATGGCCGAAAGATTAGAAAACAATTTCTGATCttcaaaacataattttttaaaacagtgtttaattaaaataatggcTACAAAAGTCTCTGAGATTTACATAGCTAGCTCTTGTGTTTCAATATAGGCTGGCGGCAGTAAGCCACTGGAGATGGTGCTTGTACCAGAAATTGTGATCTGAcgtggctcagtgatagaacacttgcctagtgaGCGGGCAAAAAGCCTGGGTGGGAAGCATGGGAAAAATTGTAACCTTAGCTACTCAGGCAGCTGAGTCAAGAGGAcctcaagttctaggccaacctgagcAACTCTgtaggaccttgtctcaaaataaagtagAAACGGGTTGGGGCAATGTCAGCTCAGTGGAGTGCTAGCCTGGTTCACCTGGAGTCATTGTCCAGTTGTCAAAACAAGACTAACTGATAAAAACCCTAGAATTCGTCAAAAAGTAACACTGAGCCTTACTACAAACTAAGTAACCTAAATAATATACACTTAAGAGACATGCTAAATAACACACTTGAAGACTTGGTAGCGATAAGCATACCACTATTCTGCATTTTCACAGTTCTTCATGCTTGGTTTAGAGACAACAGCTGGGCTCTCTTATCTACATGCAATCTGCCACAATATGTTGTTTGGTTGAAGTACAGTACATGAAGAAAATCTGTCCTCACACAATATGTAACTGAAAAGAATTTTCATAGCTCTTTCGGATAATTAGATTGGTTTGATattgcagactttttttttttaaaggtttgttgcAATggaccataaaacaaaacaaaaaacccaataaactTTCTGTACTCAATTACATTATACTCTGTTGTACTTtttcggggtttttttttttttttttttttttttttgccattttttgaTAATGTtagagatcaaactcaaggcCATGCCAGGCATACACTCTATCACCCAGCTACCTATGTAGGCCATTAGTCATTCCTTAAAGTGACCATGTTCCATGAAAAAAATAGCACCCACCCGAAGCTCTGACTGACGGAGCTGCCCATCTGATGTTCCTTCATCATGCGGAGTCTTACAGAACAGACCAAGAGGTCCCCATAACAACACAAGCAATTCCAAACATCAccaagccatttcttttcttttcttttcgagtaggggtttctctgtgtagcactggctgtcttggaacactctgtgtagaccaggctggcctcgaaggagatatgcctgcctctgcctcccaagggctagaatTAAAGGAGCATGGCACCGCGCCCGGCTTCACTAAGCCATTTTAACAAGCAAAGAACACAGCAACTGTCAGTACAGAGCAGGCCCAGTCTCAGCTACAGAGAGATCCAGCTCAAACATACAGATGCTAGATTATCCTCCAGCACTTTTGTCTAGGACCATGTCCAGATCAGCTGTATTATTATTCACCAACAGGTACTTAGTCTGGAGTCCAAGTGCAGTACCACTGcttctcagcctctcaggtgaTCCCCTCACAAATAGTTCAGTGATTATTCTTGTCAAATACGTTGAACAGATGACTTCTCAAGTCTTTTGATAATTATAGCAaagctgtttaatttttaaaaatccactatAATTAGGGAAAATCTTTAAGTACCTGTTTAAAATCAATTTAATAAACTTAACTGTGATTACAGATTAAAACCATTCTCCCATTTTCCTGGCTCCTGTTGCATATACCCAACCTGAAATGCTAATGTGCAGATGCTTCTGGGCGTGATATGCTAAGCAGTGAAGCTATGGACTCGGGCACCTGGGTGCTTGCCTAGAAGACATGTGCTTGGGCTTGATCCCTAGCactaggggaaaaaagagaaaaagaaaagaaaaaacttatcACAAGACCCTTATCAATGCAGATAATGAAATAGGAAAGTGTAATTACCCTCTTGGTAATATAAACTATACTCTTAACACAGACCTACTACTTTTATCTACAACTCTATAGGCAAACCATATCACAGAGGAAAACTGGTGGCAGAGGTATCCAAGATaatctattaaaaagaaatgattctCAAAAACTGTAACTTTTCATTTGCTAGTTTAGTATCCACAGGCTTTATTAAGCACACAACCTATTAGCAAATAGCTGTGCTGGTATTTCAATCTCTGACCTAAAAGCACCCTTTTAATATataggaaataattaaaaattactcACCATCTTCAAAGGGTGTCCCTTCTGGtctgaaaacaaaaagacttcTGATTAAAGGAAGTTTTTTATTctgccttttctgttttcaagGAGGGAAAGGACAAACTGGGGAACCAGGAAGGACTGCACTCATCCCACCGCCCTGAGAGCTGTACCACCACTGCTTAGGCTTCTTACCCAGGGAGCAGGAGTGACTGCCCTCCATCcccaaacagggtctctctgtgtagtgttggctgtcctggactcactttgtagaccaggctgtcctggaactcacagaaagagctgcctgcttctgcctgagtgctgggattataggtgtgcgacagctaccacacctggctccagaaATGTCTTTCAATGctcaagtttttaaatttttaaattttttttggagacagggtttctctgtgtagcctcgactatcctggactcactttgtagaccaggctggtgtcgaactcagcgatctgcctgcctctgcctccggagtgctgggattaaaggcgtgcactaccacacctggcaagttttttgtttttgtttttttgtttgtttttgatttttttaaaaggacagttTTACTCCACTTATTAATTTtgttgggggggaaaaaaaagatacagtaCAGCCAagtgaggtggcgcacgcctctaatcccagcactggaaaggcagaggcaggtggatcttgtttgaggccagcctgggctacagagttagttccaggacagccagagctacacagagaaaacgtcttgaaaaaccaaaacaagaacaaaaacactCAACTCAGCAAcccccccaaaggaaaaaaatgccaaaCCAATAActacccaaccaaaaaaaccaataCAAGTAGGCATAGTGCCACATACTTGCAATCCcagacactcaggaggcagaaacaggaggatgccAGATATTGAGGACTGCCTAGTATGAAGCTGGCCTGAGCAACTTGGCAAGACCGGCTCAaaactagaattttaaaaaggatgGTACAACATacagacacaggaaataaatggGGATCAGCCCAGGCTTGCCTAACCCTGCAGCAATCCTCCAACCTCAGACCCTGAGTGCTATGACTTATTAAGTGTGAGCCAGTATACCTaactattttgattttcttgagacaaagtcttgctaatttgcttctattttgtgatccttctgccttggccttccaGGGGTTATGATTACAGTTGACTGGAGCCAGGACTTCAAgaacactaggcaagcactgcaCCAACTGACATTCGCAGTCccccacttgttttttgtttttgtatttttctgagacagggtttctctgtgtacccttggctgtcctagacttgctttgtagaccaggttggccctgaactcacaacaattcgcttgcctctgcctcccgagggctgggattaaaggtgtgcgccaccacgcctggcctccaCTAGTTTTTAAATACAGCCTcttgtaagatggctcagtgagagaaAAATAACCTCTTACCCAGCACCCCTGTCAGGCAGCTCGCAACTTTAGAAGATTGAACAgccacctctggcttccatgggcatctACTTTTTTGTACACATACCCTGCCAAACCATAGTTTTAAATCAATTACCTGGATTTACCGTTAAGACTATACTATAGCCAGCTGTAGTGGCAAACTCCCACAATACCATATacggacacacacatataagcaaaaataaaattttaagttttaagtcAAAAGGCTATATAGGTTAGCAGATAGTTCAGCCATGTTATCCCTGAAACAAATGATGAAGATAAGTGATGGAACAGTTGTCACCTTACCTCTACCTTGAGTGTTGTGGGTTACAGGAACCTACCTATACGGTCAGTCAGTCACaggtgcacacacgtgtgtgcacacacagacaataaacaaaaatttaagaagcTATTAAGTATGATATCCCATTGAGTCAAGAGGATCCTAAGTTTGATGACAGTCTGAAAAATTCATGGAgctctttttgcctttttgtttttgttttgttttgtgtatgggACAAGGCCTCATTAGGCAGCCTGGACCttagcctccaagtgctggatgAAAGGGCTGCACCCCAACCCCTGCCAAGAGTCCATCACAATAAAATCTTCAAGAGGCTACGAGTAAAGCCCATTGATGGAGCATTTGCCCACAATGTGGAAGATGCTTTGGTTCAACGCCAGCAACACAAAGTAAAACAACTCTTTGGCTCAGTGCTTCTCAGTGAGATGTGCATGTATGATTCTTAGCTGAAAATCTTGTCACAGCAAAGTTCATTTCAGCATTTCTGGTTCCAAGTGCTTTTACGGATCCAACAGTATGAACATAAACACTTGCATGGcacattttacataaaataatttatctcATCTCCTCTATCACCCATttaatttcaagtattttatttacttcttagtGCTGGCGATCAAGCCCAGGGCCATATGCCTGGCAGGCAAACATTCTGCCACTCAGCTTACTCAGCATTCAAATCCTAGAATCAGTTACGTGGAGTGAGCAGAGCCAGGTACAATGTCATACTcccataatcccagctactccagAGGCCCTAAAGCAAGAGGGTCACTTCAGGACAGTTCAAAATCACCCTGGGCAACATTGCAACACCCTGGCTCAGggaaaagaaaccaaattaaACTATATATAACAGTAAGGAGCAAACCAATTTTATGTAACTGTCCCAGACTCAATAAAATGTTTCAAGGGCTGGGTGTACAGCTTAATGGTAGAGTGCTGGTAGGCAcatacaaggctctgggttctcgCCATCAGTGGCACCCCCACAAATGGGTTTTGGATCTACTTCAGCCTTTCCCCATAGCGCTTATACTCCAACTCACCCAAAGATAACTGCGTTCCACTGCATGATGTTGTTTTCAGATGGTGCACCACTGACCCCCACAGGCGGGTCCTCTTGCAATCTAGAAATCCAGAGTAGTCATTTTCAAAGTTGAACATAAAGGTCAGTGAGGTCAAATTCTACTGAACCTGCTCCAAGACTGGCTAGACTGACTTGGAGCTGGAATGAGGCACGACTTAAATGGACCAACCTGGCTACTATACTCACTAATGCTACAGGTGAGTTTTAAGTTCAAAGGGCTAGGAGATCACGCCTCTTTAAACAGCAAGATTTAAGATATGGTCTTGAAGAACTTATGTTTCCTGATTGTCCTCTTGACCCACTAAAAGTTTACAATTTCagcaataaaaaatacttttggaaagtaatcccagcactcaggaggcaggggccagcctggtaGCCACAGTGAGTTcaatgacagccagggctacacaggaaaaaaccaaaacaacccaccccccaaaaaaacccctacaaaaccaaaaacataatttaaaaacaaaaaacctacaactTTCCTACCTTAATCATGCAAGGTTCCCCAGTCCGAACACAGGCACTGCACAACACAAAAACGTAGGAAATCTCTGTACATGCTAAATGACTAAAAACCATATTCATTCTAACTAGAAAGCAAGTTTTACTTCATGGCCTGTGCTTCAGACAGTGGCTTTCTGATGTAGCCAGAAGCTCCGGCTACTTTGTCAGGACTCTGCTCTCAGGCCAAATCTACCTCAGAGCAGGAGACGTCATAGGAAGCTTCCAACAGACGCCATCCTCAAACGCTTGCAACCCCAggatcctcaaaaaaaaaaaaaacaaaactgaaagcacCGTGTATTCAATTCAGAATGGAGTACAGAAAttgcaaaaatgaacaaaaaaaaaaagataacaatggATCTGACTGGGAAGTTTTGTTTGAATTTCAGTCATGGAGCTAATCAAATATTTTGACTTCAAGCCTTGGGAAACTTTTGTACCAAAAAGGGCATCTAATTGTcagatcattttaaaaaacaaacaaacaaacaaaaaaacccaaaaaaccaacaacaacaataacaaaaaactgtCCACTATATACActcaaacaaaatatttcattttcaagtggTAAGACACTTGGCAATCAGTCCGCCACATAAAAAGTGCACGGTTTGGTCAATCTCAGGTAGGTTAGGCCACTAAGAGGGTTGAACGGAACTACTTACTGCTTAACTCCCCACTTTTAAGTGGCTAAAAGCATCAACGAATTAAATCAAGTTGTCTAGGGCCCAAGACAATGGCTTCCAAATGCCTCATTCAGGGCTTTATAATGGCGAGGCTGAGAGGTTACTTCCTGAACGCCAAATCTAAGTTTTATATTACAGATTTGTCTCAATCTCAGCAAGTCTGTCCAGGAAAGAAAACTTATGACTATCTGGACCCTGGGTTTTCACATACTGTCTCTGCACTTGTATGTTTCCAAGGAGAGGTAAACAactggaagaggagggagaggtcattttcttcctctaagCCCCACATTTCTTAACAAACCCCTATTTTCCAAAAGAAGGCCCAGGTGGAGTATCAGATTAGCTCGAGTCTGACGGACGGCATTTTTCCAGGCCGGGGAGGCTATAGATAGGCCTTTATTCTGCAGCCAGATCGTGGTTCCAGAAGGCACTGGCAGCCCGGGTGGCCAGCTCCGGGCCTAGGTTTCCCGAGCCAGTTCTCAAGGTCCTTCCAGGTGGGCGGGGGCAGAGTCGGGTTTCGGGGGATGGGCTAACCACCTCCCCACCTCGCGCAGCAGACCCCACCCTCATCACTGCAGAAAGGGAAGGGACGTGGGGCAGTGTTCACCCCAATCCCGCTCCAAACAGGAGACCGCGGGGCCCTGTAACAAAGCTGGGCTGGTCCGCCGGGCGAGCCCCGAACCTTAGGCGGAGCTCACTCGCCCCGGCTGGGGAGGGGACGCCGCAGGGTGCAGAGGCGGGAGCTGAGGCGTCCGCATCTGGCCTAGGTGGGCCTCTGGGACACCTAGGCCCAACGATGGCAACCTTcctacttttttgggggggagggcatGAGGCTGTAGTACCGACCATCTTTACTCAGAGGGAGGTACGAGGCGAGGGAATAGGAGCCGCCGGTAAGCCGGGGTTACCGCTGGTCCCGCAGGCCCACAGCCCGCCCCTCAGGGTCACCAAGGGAAGATGTCCCGGATCCCCGCCCTGCAGTCCCATGGCTTAGGGAAGGGGCCGTCGTATTGGGCTAAGAGGGAGGCTCTTACCGCTTGAAATCTCGCATGAGCCTCCTACGGGCCGGGGTCGACATGCTCCGCAGCTGCCCCGCGGTCAGTCTGAAAGAAAAGAGTCCCGTtcggcccccccaccccccggcgcAGCGGCCGAATCACTGTGGGTCGCCGCCGGCGCCGAGACTGCACAAACAACCCTGCAATGACGTCTCCCTCCGCCGCCTCCAGATCCCTCCGCCCTCCGCCAGTACCACCgcgggaggaggggggagggggcggggcgagcGGGCGCGCGCCGCACTGGCCCGCGCAGGAGCCCGGCTTCCGGGTTGGTTTCCTGTAGGGAGCTGTAGAGGGTCCGCTCGGTGCTCACACTGGACACGCTACGCCCAAGGGCGCGGGAGCACACATGCCACCACCttacctctcctcccccaccaccccgtTACTTTCAGGTTCGGCCGGACAGGGAAAATGGGCGCATCCGGAGCCTGAGATTtcgggggagagggaggtgggatgACGTCAGGTCACGTGATCGCAGGCGGTGTTGTCAACAATCCACCCCTGAGGGGGAGGGAGCGAAGTATCTAGAACCACGTGTCCCTCTGACGCCATTAGAACAGGTCACGTGCAGCATCGCCTAGCTCCTGGTTTCGGGTCTTCCGAAGCAGGTCCTTGAGTTTAAGGGGTTGACACCTCTAGTCAATACATCGTTTATTTGGTCCCAAGTACAGGGTCTTTGTTTAAGGAGACTATGGAAGGAACCGCTTGAGTTCTAAGTCTTTAAgtaggaattttaaaaatctggactTGTTTCAAGTGGTTTAGCAACTCTGGTACGTGGGACAGGTACTGAAAGGGTCGCATAGCCTTATAAAAAACACCTTCGAATTCCAAGAACAGCGCAATGAGATGAGGTCAAGGGCATTTGGACTAATAGCCCATTGCTACTAATGGGATTTCTATACTTAAGAGTCTATACAGAAACAAGAGTAGAATACATTGCTCAAGCCTTAGAGCCTCCATAGAGCTAAGAAAATTGGAATCTGTGGGTTTGCCTGCGGTAGGGCATAATTGTACTTCTCAAAAAATGAGGGGTGTGATTTTAGAGCATATCAATGGGCTGCTGGTTGTCAAAGAAACCTACAAAAATGATTCAGCTCGGGGGAGAGATCTTGCAGACATGGGTAGGAGGTACATCTCAAGTCTGAGATAAATCATCACAAGGAAGAGCCAAAAGGACCGG
The genomic region above belongs to Acomys russatus chromosome 25, mAcoRus1.1, whole genome shotgun sequence and contains:
- the Ube2b gene encoding ubiquitin-conjugating enzyme E2 B, which encodes MSTPARRRLMRDFKRLQEDPPVGVSGAPSENNIMQWNAVIFGPEGTPFEDGTFKLVIEFSEEYPNKPPTVRFLSKMFHPNVYADGSICLDILQNRWSPTYDVSSILTSIQSLLDEPNPNSPANSQAAQLYQENKREYEKRVSAIVEQSWNDS